Proteins from a genomic interval of Trifolium pratense cultivar HEN17-A07 linkage group LG6, ARS_RC_1.1, whole genome shotgun sequence:
- the LOC123888090 gene encoding pentatricopeptide repeat-containing protein At5g39680-like, which yields MPVASYSRYASLEDLLHLLKFSADAKYLNFGKTIHTQLLIRNQSSNRHSHIVQLNSLINLYVKCSKLRLARYLFDEMPLRNVVSYNALMGGYLHSGEHLEVISLFKKMVSSFQNDVLPNEHVFTTILSACGHSGRVFEGMQCHGYLFKFGLVFHHYVKSALVHMYSKCFHVDLALQVLDSEHGSNNDAFCYNAVLKALVESRRWAEAMDVLGRMVDECVVWDNVTYVSVMGLCGQIRDFRLGLQVHAQLLKGGLMFDVFVGSMLVDMYGKCGNILNARKVFDALQNRNVVVWTSLMTAYLQNGDFEETLNLLTCMDQEGTMPNEFTFAVLLNACAGIAALKHGDIFHGRVEKLGFKNRAIVGNALINMYSKSGSIDSSYNVFFDMMHRDIITWNAMICGYSQHGLGKQALLVFEDMMSNGECPNHVTFVGVLSACAHLALVNEGFYYLNQLMKHFKIEPGLEHYTCVVAVMCRAGLLEEAENFMKTTQVKWDVVAWRVLLNACNVHRNYSLGKQIAETILQMDPRDVGTYTLLSNMYAKARSWDGVTTIRKMMRERNVKKEPGVSWLEIRNVVHVFSSDGSNHPECIQIYSKVQILLEKIKQLGYIPNIEAVLHDVEDEQKESYLNNHSEKLAIAYGLMKIPSPAPIRVIKNLRICDDCHTAVKLISKVTNRLIIVRDASRFHHFRDGTCTCSDHW from the coding sequence ATGCCAGTCGCTTCTTATTCAAGGTATGCATCACTTGAAGACCTTTTACACCTCTTAAAATTCTCTGCCGATGCTAAATATCTAAACTTTGGCAAAACCATCCATACCCAGTTGCTCATTCGCAACCAATCTTCTAACCGCCACTCTCACATTGTTCAGCTGAACTCCCTAATCAATCTCTATGTTAAATGTTCTAAACTCCGTCTCGCACGTTACCTGTTTGACGAAATGCCTCTTAGAAACGTTGTTTCTTATAATGCTTTAATGGGTGGTTATTTACATAGTGGTGAACATTTGGAAGTTATTTCGCTCTTCAAGAAAATGGTTTCATCGTTTCAAAATGATGTTTTACCGAATGAGCATGTGTTTACCACTATTCTTTCTGCTTGTGGACATAGTGGGAGAGTTTTTGAAGGGATGCAGTGTCATGGGTATTTGTTTAAATTTGGGTTGGTTTTTCATCATTATGTGAAAAGTGCTCTTGTTCATATGTACTCGAAGTGTTTTCATGTTGATTTAGCATTGCAGGTTTTGGATAGTGAACATGGTAGTAATAATGATGCATTTTGTTATAACGCTGTGTTAAAAGCCCTTGTGGAGTCTCGGCGCTGGGCCGAGGCCATGGATGTTTTGGGGAGGATGGTGGATGAGTGCGTGGTTTGGGACAATGTTACGTATGTTAGTGTCATGGGACTTTGTGGTCAGATTAGAGATTTTCGATTGGGTTTGCAAGTTCATGCGCAGTTGTTGAAAGGAGGTTTGATGTTCGATGTATTTGTCGGTAGCATGTTGGTAGACATGTATGGAAAATGTGGCAATATCTTGAATGCGAGGAAAGTTTTTGACGCTTTACAAAATCGAAATGTGGTGGTGTGGACTTCCCTCATGACCGCTTACTTGCAGAATGGTGATTTTGAGGAGACGTTGAATCTTCTTACATGTATGGATCAAGAAGGTACTATGCCCAATGAGTTCACTTTTGCAGTTTTGCTTAATGCTTGTGCAGGTATAGCAGCACTCAAACATGGCGATATATTCCATGGTAGGGTTGAGAAGTTAGGTTTTAAGAATCGCGCCATTGTCGGAAACGCTTTGATAAATATGTATTCCAAGAGTGGTAGCATTGATTCTTCATATAATGTCTTCTTTGATATGATGCATCGAGATATTATCACTTGGAATGCTATGATATGTGGGTATTCCCAACATGGACTTGGTAAACAAGCTTTGCTAGTGTTTGAAGACATGATGTCTAATGGAGAATGTCCAAACCATGTAACCTTTGTTGGTGTTCTATCCGCCTGTGCTCATTTGGCTCTTGTAAATGAAGGATTTTACTATTTGAATCAACTAATGAAACATTTTAAGATCGAGCCAGGATTGGAGCACTACACCTGTGTGGTCGCGGTGATGTGCCGAGCCGGTCTACTTGAAGAGGCTGAGAATTTCATGAAGACAACACAAGTGAAGTGGGATGTTGTTGCCTGGCGAGTATTGCTTAATGCATGTAATGTTCATCGAAATTATAGCTTGGGGAAGCAAATTGCAGAAACTATCTTACAGATGGACCCTCGTGATGTGGGGACATATACATTGCTATCAAATATGTATGCAAAGGCACGCAGCTGGGACGGTGTCACAACAATTAGGAAAATGATGAGGGAAAGAAATGTTAAGAAGGAACCTGGAGTAAGTTGGTTGGAGATAAGAAATGTTGTCCATGTCTTTTCTTCAGATGGAAGCAATCATCCAGAGTGTATTCAAATTTACAGCAAGGTTCAAATATTACTGGAAAAGATTAAGCAATTGGGATATATACCGAATATTGAAGCTGTACTGCATGATGTGGAAGATGAACAGAAGGAAAGTTATCTTAATAATCACAGTGAGAAGCTCGCCATAGCATATGGCCTCATGAAAATACCTTCTCCAGCACCCATCCGCGTAATTAAAAACCTTCGGATATGTGATGATTGTCACACTGCTGTAAAACTAATATCAAAGGTCACAAACAGGTTGATAATTGTTAGAGATGCTAGCCGGTTCCATCATTTTCGTGATGGGACCTGTACTTGTTCCGATCACTGGTAG
- the LOC123891888 gene encoding uncharacterized protein LOC123891888, giving the protein MAFFKAKEEQVSLKLLVNTETNKVLFAEAEKDFVDILCSFLTLPLGTIASLLQKESNMGPVTIGCLNKLYRSVENLRLLPSNNSSEDYCRTLKINIDDTQPTKYFMCSKFNDYNYRYHHYLTTGTNKLYCSCGNRLNRSVSLAQLCNGFVKDAATFIVTDNLTVLPHSMDHTLFGLINNLGMQSTSLVKEMTVNVTKKKVLDLLKCSLLSKTPLTDLFLGMKPSIASSRILSYDVKNVIDGGIYITVKLVVRKSSNTILFAQGGQDFADLIIRFLTFPLGGVLRKLEGNSSLGSMDGLYRSIANLNEDNYFKCKEARNRLLTLSVLHYYCYYRFDARNKRIFDAMLFKRDDEDRSNDGNFRKMKLVNTISSMGSPYGQVNRPEMYVVTDDLVVEPLLSPISSLYLLNRFEIPLSDLKEQVVVIGMKESLSILKAALTSTSALTNGLRHLLTKVKAEE; this is encoded by the exons ATGGCTTTTTTTAAAGCTAAGGAGGAGCAAGTATCTTTGAAACTTCTAGTAAACACAGAAACTAACAAAGTTTTATTTGCTGAAGCAGAGAAAGATTTTGTAGACATTCTCTGTAGTTTCTTAACATTACCTTTAGGAACCATTGCATCACTTCTTCAAAAGGAATCAAACATGGGTCCGGTTACAATCGGTTGTCTCAACAAACTCTATCGAAGTGTGGAAAATCTTCGATTGTTGCCGAGTAATAACTCATCCGAAGATTATTGCAGAACTctcaaaattaatattgatgACACTCAGCCTACAAAGTACTTCATGTGTTCTAAGTTTAACGACTACAATTATCGTTATCATCACTATTTGACCACAGGCACAAATAAGCTTTATTGTTCGTGTGGGAATCGTTTGAACCGGTCAGTTTCCTTAGCACAATTGTGCAATGGATTTGTTAAAGATGCTGCTACTTTTATTGTTACCGATAATCTAACTGTCTTGCCGCACTCCATGGATCACACATTGTTTGGTTTAATCAACAATTTGGGAATGCAAAGCACAAGTTTGGTAAAAGAAATGACGGTTAATGTCACTAAGAAGAAG GTATTGGATCTGCTAAAATGTTCACTTCTTTCCAAGACACCTCTTACCGATTTGTTTTTAGGAATGAAACCTTCCATCGCGAGTTCACGTATTTTATCTTATGATGTTAAAAACGTTATCGATGGTGGTATCTATATCACCGTGAAGCTAGTTGTAAGAAAGTCGAGTAACACTATATTGTTTGCTCAAGGTGGGCAAGACTTTGCAGACCTAATTATACGGTTTCTAACATTTCCGTTGGGTGGAGTGTTACGCAAGTTAGAAGGGAACAGTTCTTTGGGCAGTATGGATGGATTGTACAGGAGCATAGCTAATTTAAATGAAGACAATTATTTTAAGTGCAAAGAAGCAAGGAACAGGCTTCTCACTCTAAGTGTTTtgcattattattgttattatcgATTTGATGCTCGTAATAAAAGAATATTTGATGCCATGCTTTTCAAAAGGGATGATGAAGATCGGAGTAACGACggaaattttagaaaaatgaaaCTGGTTAATACCATATCTTCTATGGGAAGTCCTTATGGTCAAGTCAATAGACCAGAAATGTATGTCGTCACAGATGATTTAGTGGTAGAACCATTGTTGTCTCCAATTTCATCTTTATATTTACTTAACCGTTTCGAAATTCCTCTTAGTGATTTGAAGGAACAAGTTGTCGTCATTGGCATGAAAGAG AGTCTAAGCATATTGAAGGCAGCTTTAACCTCAACATCTGCTCTCACCAATGGTTTGCGTCACTTGTTAACCAAAGTTAAGGCGGAGGAATGA